The Choristoneura fumiferana chromosome 10, NRCan_CFum_1, whole genome shotgun sequence genome has a segment encoding these proteins:
- the mv gene encoding lysosomal-trafficking regulator mauve has protein sequence MAEDALKTYWDHFFKAETGTYEKSTWLDLFLAEFLIRLNDGANPKELINFCPVSGVVTLVGCELLCGIHRVTSAVSAHCATPAPADSEPPTAPVAPETKPEERVTGLFTLSNAQPAGDVLRRYLLAGVAWRCLRLLRALGVEGLSCCRQLSSVLVWLFGELSGGRAAPPPAPQAARPPAAQAARTPIHQLFSDRIWSKQKPTGGSPGPKINSAAIAERGTTGRSRHVSQSKESEVKTKRKSFKQTEQSSESADSNDDLQVLNRSLAIKVSSPDDFEYFNSPLRSSNDYPNDHYSDPCHTPKKTKPKADDYTTDRHREIINSEISAFEFTLMITDLLQELCKAESSLSGSEGSQISMQCINFALKNLCSLQFGSLPACSKRNAQEVSHIKLALTELLIVALDRVLVRADLCAKLINNGILPMLLRILEDVICKSSAKYHKKAEDQNHTEEESPSRTESDDMLKFVFGIAYSITAFFHCLLMQCRAVDDLREFTDQFKLYGECLQGGLLREAVELMMRIPGADCDETVTLVKKLLESIGRLISGMKRVRSEVVHSGACPRGRHKACRARVAAGMHHHHELLGEAGAALPLPPAACCVALLYGTLARLLADEELSAQPPLRHKILRVMLNCGVCCCFSPGLLMENIVRLMLMHGNVASKCLQVLEHTVYGDLGASILIPKVTDQLPCSICEPGDDERSSKRHCLHPVSPVERKSIWSFLIHYNSLLQLDNHNNVLHATVSHLLRVTPKCRLEMKYELLFSVIYPTFIVAKHRYILRMEESAYFLTVSCLNIFSSLLNTVSFADQFIQKGGLSYVLELVSLPEFSKQCCSILEISIIVEIYKLTKENSETTYQREMSSLASVRMLFKSLAEMTDRCFKIYRLKLPENKFDELCDVSVEREKLSFKEKSRRNSEVPTRKLSMPKAIKTSFAWSENVIEDTVEDHVEVLQYIWTFWKSCAGLCLYSPVFRRCVAAEPVLLDSFALLKVLLHFLCRCACAAEELRVLVKIVEALLTVQFSVSDVTSDRSKEASCAVLRAALSEGAGEVGAGAGAGGAETPALRALCEALVRVATAEPSARHSMPPPPHAKVPPLLCPSSNSSAEGSSSEDSVAAPYASEHSEPYCRADEGYEADVEINKFDLLSSYKARKLSEALSSMNSTPGSDPEPPACQQYADSGRLAHPELCVLVLDILTDLIHKLVSSEGESESAAGRRSAGAGVARACCGRLAAALARGGGAGGAPPPLLRRLLGPHTAALLDRRHPDLAELQRSILELIHVVASQSISARELAQLLALLARPARRVLLPALRRLARAARPRRPSCWPSPPQRSQVPPPLYLLARYRAAAHEAPVTAGADAAPAAVSAAAEAAARALQDQHQKAGYQSAWALHAARCGVEGAGWAPWLQGFALTTWLRRTPSARVAGRAGAGAGGGDAPLHVVSLGHDSLLLELWLHTDTGSFTLRLSRPEISCYKILSETRVDGALPPAQWTCVALNVKEVVHKRRIHIQVTLYIDGCEFETVSLPLQGILVRKVTPTHLLVGQAGRERAGGGYHTAGACVYRAPVLTAAAALHVAAHEPHAPPHLAVQVDNELPNYSRLLTPNVLDSNIDWDQVYDMSGAALRELSENLLLSFSAHAPHIVNLYHQSASLPTVFAGRSPLPKASAAGWCVPEPLVCSWAGRPQASSHNGLAPALFMLGGPHVLLYMFARVVEMEASDEEQAMALGIVLRVCGADNRLRSALHAPAGLDLLLAVFAAPRCKLSARMLQVIFDEACTQPVLVAGPGGLVVGGADAVVREPALLVLLVQASRYLDTDEELEWEVELAGGGRAAARGSLWALTLSCLQALLEDAPGRRWRAFNQQQLHRHDFLRLLLAACKERFLNSEEGASGGGAGAGAGDCAGACLVRVVRGLLGAPPPPCHLALLCDLLLLMHQASDTFVTHSRANFYFLLCAEPQDGNEFSAALRRRPDPEPEPEPASAPAPPLEPDAGHTKLMKGIINMQIKEGRKHNVSSTSENSDQTIETSGIAGESGSSEAAGEVAADGVAGDEDELNGYIVVDTDDVAHTTVEMYSSGIYQEVKKRVRAGAAPGWTACEGLLLLLRDAILLLSEHDLQQAMQGAIQPECLVVLANQRDAGVRAAAVRAVAALQRRRVPELAPPARTTPQRHLYRHLANQIALYPGSWELAAACASLITKCDVPLEDQLEDDIWLDVSPEMLHCSAPLLATLPTCLHEPALAHNVSLLVRRIVDKGSLKLVSEMSVPEVAVRCIRELGARGEFDGRALLLDDMGHILAKIADKALQSHHQMQIISDMHHMLTYVELTAANEGCVRAARAAQAALFVAQLERLQHAAHAGPRAASYFSTGTGWRTRRGLARAALVVAQLERLQHAAHAGPRAASYFSTVLSSAVLGSEGVSAAELAARHLGAVTRAVAFLQARSPALPVHGEAELVDRLLATLIAAVSEGAGSRRAWWAGAGPGDGWLRALRELVWWAGAPAAGVRRLQPALLRALHAAPHAAAQLAPPPPQRQLAVYLLLMLRHQHALAEGGQAALELSVSDWARDWAVALQDGLHERLGAALQDEGAALLRADEERWPRPQQGARQRAHIGRVIFSKESLAARLTESAMAATRLVVDAQNAERKAFMDVLRRAHSAAAAAARRWQRIAEHLTHEQALWHEPESYPVSWELDDAEAPGRVRVRLRRAHLALRPRFLQPSHQYKTELAAAATRSTTALRGVTGGGGGLRGGLVARLQLHETVAHMARVTLVSAAQEQPGELLLTDRCIHFVPDSVGSGGAESEALSWALEDVQHVATRRWCLQERAAELFVAAGRAHLLAFAGQAERAAFLAHAARHLPARMEPETLSEATALWRAGAITNWEYLMKLNGLAGRTYNDLMQYPVLPFVIADYSSRILDLTDPATFRDLGKPMAIQNKSREQHYINTYNDLKAARREGCGALASRSPHHYASLYSNPGCVLHYLVRLPPFTQLLLQYQDNNFDMPDRTFHSLATTWRLITNDSPTDVKELIPELFYLPELFHNTEGLNLGVRQCGAAVDAVELPPWAADARLFTLVHRQALEAPLVTERLPHWIDLVFGYKQTGQPAIDAVNVFPHCTYYGFDPERMEDEVERTAAAAMVRTYGQAPRQLLRAPHPHRAPDLAPAQAPQPSVWAGVAGARWGRYCGSPAQPAPRVALRRALPAASVVALPERAPAAAAAAPAHCALCVLPAPGETSAGGGATGLALLSWGHSDGVLRLRRRRDGPLEPVLRVPPLDQRSKCRSSARNNGGGVVVQLVVVPGGGGARVGPRAGAGGAARRGGRGRGRGRAAAAPRARALHAHSAPISGLHACVPAGLLVTASADGKIVLWDLNKLTYIRTLPNRDMLPVTHVTISETLCDVASVHDVTAPATATDAPATATKTAPATASPDDDDSYEKDAENYKSLVRVHTVNARFVGSVKVAERVTSVCYSNAPEGVSVNVVACGLRSGAVRLYSAWDLCPLATVPPAHAKPAKPVAVVSLTYSADSEVLFGCYADGTVVAWHSSETRPAVSVLPANALF, from the exons TCCGGTAAGCGGCGTGGTGACCCTCGTGGGCTGCGAGCTGCTCTGCGGCATCCACCGCGTGACGTCGGCGGTGAGCGCGCACTGCGCGACGCCCGCGCCCGCAGACTCCGAACCACCCACAG CGCCAGTGGCGCCGGAGACGAAGCCCGAGGAGCGCGTGACGGGGCTGTTCACGCTGAGCAACGCGCAGCCGGCGGGAGACGTGCTGCGCCGCTACCTGCTGGCCGGCGTGGCCTGGCGCTGCCTGCGTCTGCTGCGCGCGCTCGGCGTCGAG GGTCTGTCATGCTGCCGACAGCTGTCTTCTGTCCTGGTGTGGCTCTTCGGCGAGCTGAGCGgcggccgcgccgcgcccccGCCCGCCCCCCAAGCCGCGCGCCCGCCCGCCGCCCAAGCTGCGCGCACGCCCATACACCAGCTGTTCTCTGACAG AATATGGTCGAAGCAGAAGCCGACCGGCGGCAGCCCCGGGCCAAAGATAAATTCCGCCGCGATAGCAGAAAGGGGCACGACTGGACG GTCAAGACACGTTAGCCAGAGCAAAGAATCAGAAGTTAAAACGAAAAGAAAATCCTTTAAGCAAACCGAGCAGTCTTCCGAATCCGCGGACTCCAACGACGATCTGCAGGTCCTGAACCGCTCGCTCGCCATCAAGGTGTCTTCCCCCGACGACTTTGAGTATTTCAACTCCCCGCTGCGCTCTTCCAACGACTACCCCAACGACCACTACAGCGACCCCTGCCACACGCCGAAGAAAACCAAACCCAAAGCAGACGACTACACGACTGACAGACATAGGGAAATCATTAATTCAGAAATATCAGCGTTCGAATTCACCCTCATGATAACCGATCTACTACAAGAGCTATGCAAGGCGGAGAGCAGCCTGTCGGGCTCGGAGGGCTCGCAGATATCCATGCAATGTATCAATTTCGCTCTAAAAAACCTGTGCTCGCTACAGTTCGGCTCGCTGCCCGCGTGCTCCAAACGAAACGCCCAAGAGGTCTCCCACATCAAATTGGCCCTCACGGAGCTCCTCATAGTCGCGCTGGACAGAGTCCTCGTCCGCGCCGACCTCTGCGCCAAACTGATCAACAACGGCATCCTCCCGATGCTGCTCAGGATCCTGGAGGACGTCATCTGCAAGTCCAGCGCGAAGTACCACAAGAAGGCCGAAGACCAGAATCATACCGAGGAGGAGTCGCCGAGCCGGACGGAATCGGACGACATGCTCAAGTTCGTTTTCGGCATCGCCTACTCCATCACGGCGTTCTTCCACTGCCTCCTGATGCAGTGCCGCGCCGTGGACGACCTGCGGGAGTTCACCGACCAGTTCAAGCTGTACGGCGAGTGCCTCCAGGGCGGCCTGCTGCGGGAGGCCGTCGAGCTCATGATGAGGATCCCCGGCGCGGATTGCGACGAGACCGTCACTCTCGTCAAGAAGCTGCTGGAGTCCATAGGGAGGCTGATAAGCGGCATGAAGCGGGTGCGCAGCGAGGTGGTGCACTCGGGCGCGTGTCCGCGCGGCCGGCACAAGGCGTGCCGCGCGCGCGTGGCCGCCGGCATGCACCACCACCACGAGCTGCTGGGCGAGGCGGGGGCCGCGCTGCCGCTGCCGCCCGCCGCCTGCTGCGTGGCGCTGCTCTACGGCACGCTGGCGCGCCTGCTGGCCGACGAGGAGCTCTCCGCGCAGCCGCCGCTGCGGCACAAGATCCTGCGCGTCATGCTCAACTGCGGCGTCTGCTGCTGCTTCTCCCCCGGCCTGCTCATGGAGAACATCGTCCGGCTCATGCTGATGCACGGGAACGTCGCCTCCAAGTGTCTTCAGGTTTTGGAGCACACCGTTTACGGGGACCTCGGCGCGAGCATCCTGATCCCTAAGGTCACGGACCAGCTGCCGTGCTCCATCTGCGAACCGGGCGACGACGAGAGGTCCTCGAAGAGACACTGTCTGCATCCGGTCAGCCCCGTCGAGCGGAAGAGCATCTGGTCCTTCCTCATTCACTACAACTCTCTGCTCCAGCTGGATAACCATAACAACGTGCTCCACGCGACGGTCTCCCATCTGCTGCGGGTGACGCCCAAGTGTCGCCTGGAAATGAAATACGAATTACTCTTCAGCGTGATATACCCGACGTTCATCGTGGccaaacataggtacatactgAGGATGGAGGAATCTGCGTATTTTCTGACCGTGTCGTGTCTGAACATATTCTCGAGCCTGCTGAACACGGTGTCCTTCGCCGATCAGTTCATCCAGAAAGGCGGGCTGAGTTACGTGCTCGAGCTCGTCTCGTTGCCGGAGTTCTCCAAACAGTGCTGCTCGATCCTTGAGATATCGATAATCGTAGAAATATACAAGCTCACAAAAGAAAATTCTGAAACGACGTACCAGCGAGAGATGAGCTCGCTGGCGTCCGTTCGGATGCTTTTCAAGTCGCTCGCCGAGATGACCGACAGATGTTTCAAAATCTACCGTCTGAAGCTGCCCGAGAATAAATTCGACGAGCTGTGCGACGTCAGCGTGGAGAGAGAGAAGCTGTCGTTCAAAGAGAAGAGCAGAAGGAACTCGGAGGTGCCGACGAGGAAGCTCTCTATGCCGAAGGCTATAAAGACGAGTTTTGCGTGGAGCGAGAACGTGATCGAGGACACGGTGGAGGATCACGTGGAGGTGTTGCAGTACATCTGGACGTTTTGGAAGTCGTGCGCGGGGCTGTGCCTGTACAGCCCGGTGTTCCGGCGCTGCGTGGCGGCCGAGCCCGTGCTGCTGGACAGCTTCGCGCTGCTCAAGGTGCTGCTCCACTTCTTGTGccgctgcgcgtgcgccgccgAGGAGCTGCGCGTGCTCGTCAAGATCGTGGAGGCGCTCTTGACCGTGCAATTTTCAGTATCAG ATGTGACGTCAGATCGTTCCAAAGAGGCGAGCTGTGCGGTGCTGCGAGCGGCGCTGAGCGAGGGCGCGGGTGAGgtgggggcgggggcgggggcggggggggCGGAGACgccggcgctgcgcgcgctgtgCGAGGCGCTGGTGCGCGTGGCCACGGCCGAGCCCAGCGCGCGGCACAGcatgccgccgccgccgcatgCCAAG GTGCCGCCACTCCTCTGTCCGTCGAGCAACAGCTCGGCGGAGGGCTCGTCGAGCGAAGACAGCGTGGCGGCGCCCTACGCCTCCGAGCACAGCGAGCCTTACTGCCGCGCCGACGAGGGCTATGAG GCAGACGTGGAGATCAACAAGTTCGACTTACTGTCGTCGTACAAAGCGCGCAAGCTGTCAGAGGCGCTGTCGTCAATGAACAGCACCCCTG GGTCAGACCCGGAGCCACCCGCGTGCCAGCAGTACGCGGACAGCGGGCGCCTCGCGCACCCCGAGCTGTGCGTGCTCGTGCTCGATATATTGACCGACCTGATACACAA ACTGGTGTCGTCGGAGGGCGAGTCGGAGTCTGCGGCGGGGCGGCgcagcgcgggcgcgggcgtggCGCGCGCGTGCTGCGGGCGGCtggcggcggcgctggcgcgcggcgggggcgcggggggcgcgccGCCCCCGCTGCTGCGCCGGCTGCTGGGCCCGCACACCGCCGCGCTGCTCGACCGGCGGCACCCCGACCTGGCCG AGTTGCAGCGCAGCATCCTTGAGCTGATCCATGTGGTGGCGTCGCAGAGCATCTCCGCGCGCGAGCTGGCGCAGCTGCTGGCGTTGCTGGCGCGGCCGGCGCGCCGCGTGCTGCTGCCCGCGCTGCGCCGGCtggcgcgcgccgcgcgcccgcgccgcccgtcGTGCTGGCCTTCCCCGCCACAGCGCAGCCAGGTACCTCCCCCCCTCTACCTGCTGGCGCGCTACCGCGCTGCTGCCC ATGAGGCCCCAGTGACAGCGGGCGCGGacgcggcgccggcggcggtGAGCGCGGCGGccgaggcggcggcgcgcgcgctgcaggACCAACATCAGAAGGCCG GGTACCAGTCGGCGTGGGCGCTGCACGCGGCGCGCTGCGGCGTGGAGGGCGCGGGCTGGGCGCCCTGGCTGCAGGGCTTCGCGCTCACCACCTGGCTGCGGCGCACGCC AAGCGCACGAGTGGCCGGGCGGgccggggcgggggcgggcggcggGGACGCGCCCCTGCACGTGGTGAGCCTGGGACACGACTCGCTGCTGCTGGAGCTGTGGCTGCACACAGACACCG GGTCGTTCACGCTGCGTCTCTCGCGGCCCGAGATTTCCTGTTACAAGATCCTGAGCGAGACGCGCGTGGACGGCGCGCTGCCGCCGGCGCAGTGGACCTGCGTGGCGCTCAACGTTAAGGAGGTCGTGCACAAGCGGCGGATTCACATACAG GTCACACTTTACATTGATGGATGTGAATTTGAAACAGTGTCCTTGCCTCTACAAG GCATCCTGGTCCGCAAGGTGACGCCGACGCACCTTCTGGTGGGGCAGGCGGGGCGCGAGCGCGCCGGCGGCGGCTACCACACGGCCGGCGCCTGCGTGTACCGCGCGCCCGTGctcaccgccgccgccgcgctgcacGTCGCCGCGCACGAGCCGCACGCGCCGCCGCACCTCGCCGTGCAG GTGGACAACGAACTCCCGAATTACTCCAGACTCCTGACGCCAAACGTGCTCGACTCCAACATCGATTGGGACCAG GTGTACGACATGTCGGGCGCGGCGCTGCGCGAGCTGAGCGAGAACCTGCTGCTGTCGTTCAGTGCGCACGCGCCGCACATCGTCAACCTGTACCACCAGTCCGCCTCGCTGCCCACAG TGTTCGCGGGGCGCAGTCCGCTGCCGAAGGCGAGCGCGGCGGGCTGGTGCGTGCCGGAGCCGCTGGTGTGCTCGTGGGCGGGCCGCCCGCAGGCCTCCAGCCACAACGGGCTCGCGCCCGCGCTCTTCATGCTGGGCGGGCCGCACGTGCTCCTCTACATGTTCGCGAGG GTGGTGGAAATGGAAGCAAGCGACGAGGAGCAAGCCATGGCACTGGGCATCGTGCTGCGCGTGTGCGGCGCCGACAACCGGCTGCGCAGCGCGCTGCACGCGCCCGCCGGGCTCGACCTGCTGCTGGCGGTGTTCGCCGCGCCGCGCTGCAAGCTGTCCGCCCGCATGCTGCAA GTGATCTTCGACGAGGCGTGCACGCAGCCGGTGCTGGTAGCGGGCCCAGGCGGGCTGGTGGTGGGTGGCGCCGACGCCGTCGTGCGCGAGCCCGCGCTGCTGGTGTTGCTTGTGCAGGCCAGCCGGTATCTCGACACTGACGAG GAGCTAGAGTGGGAGGTGGAGCTGGCGGGgggcgggcgggcggcggcACGCGGCTCGCTGTGGGCGCTGACGCTGAGCTGCCTGCAGGCGCTGCTGGAGGACGCGCCCGGCCGCCGCTGGCGCGCCTTCAACCAGCAGCAGCTGCACCGACATGACTTTCTCAGGCTGCTGCTGGCGGCTTGCAAG GAGAGGTTCCTGAATTCCGAAGAGGGcgcgagcggcggcggcgcgggcgcgggcgcgggcgacTGCGCGGGCGCGTGCCTGGTGCGCGTGGTGCGCGGGCTGCtgggcgcgccgccgccgccctgcCATCTTGCGCTGCTCTGCGACTTGCTGCTGCTCATGCACCAG GCCAGCGACACATTCGTGACGCACTCCCGCGCCAACTTCTACTTCCTGCTGTGCGCGGAGCCCCAGGACGGCAACGAGTTCAGCGCGGCGCTCCGTCGGCGGCCCGATCCCGAACCCGAGCCCGAGCCCGcgtccgcgcccgcgcccccgcTCGAGCCCGACGCCGGACACACCAAACTCATGAAGGGCATCATCAATATGCAGATCAAGGAGGGCAG gaaaCACAACGTTTCTTCGACTTCAGAAAACTCCGATCAGACAATTG AAACGAGTGGGATAGCGGGCGAGAGCGGAAGCAGCGAGGCGGCGGGGGAGGTGGCGGCGGATGGAGTTGCTGGCGACGAGGATGAGCTGAATGGGTACATCGTCGTCGACACCGATGACGTCGCGCACACCACTGTCGAGATGTACTCCAGTGGGATCTATCAAGAGGTGAAG AAGCGTGTGCGCGCAGGCGCAGCCCCCGGGTGGACGGCGTGCGAAGGCCTGCTGCTACTCCTCCGAGATGCCATTTTACTTCTCTCAGAACATGATCTGCAGCAA GCGATGCAAGGTGCAATCCAACCGGAGTGTCTGGTGGTGCTAGCCAACCAGCGCGACGCGGGCGTGCGCGCGGCGGCAGTGCGTGCCGTGGCCGCGCTGCAGCGCCGCCGTGTGCCCGAGctggcgccgcccgcgcgcACCACGCCGCAGCGCCATCTCTACCGCCACCTCGCCAACCAG ATAGCTCTGTACCCCGGCTCGTGGGAGCTGGCGGCGGCGTGTGCTTCTCTCATCACCAAGTGCGACGTGCCGCTCGAAGACCAGCTCGAA GACGACATCTGGCTGGACGTGTCTCCCGAAATGTTACACTGCAGCGCGCCGCTGCTGGCCACGCTGCCGACCTGCCTGCACGAGCCGGCGCTCGCGCACAACGTGTCGTTGCTCGTGCGCCGTATCGTCGACAAG GGCTCCCTAAAATTGGTGTCAGAGATGTCAGTCCCGGAGGTGGCGGTGCGCTGCATCCGCGAGCTGGGCGCGCGCGGCGAGTTCGACGGGCGCGCGCTGCTCTTGGATGACATGGGGCACATCCTGGCCAAGATTGCTGACAAGGCGCTCCAGTCGCACCATCAGATGCAG ATAATCTCGGATATGCATCACATGCTGACGTACGTGGAGCTGACGGCGGCGAACGAGGGCTGTgtgcgggcggcgcgcgcggcgcagGCGGCGCTGTTCGTGGCGCAGCTGGAGCGGCTGCAGCACGCCGCGCACGCCGGCCCGCGCGCCGCCAGCTACTTCAGCACAGGTACCGGCTGGCGCACGCGGCGAGGGCTAGCGCGGGCGGCGCTGGTCGTGGCGCAGCTGGAGCGGCTGCAGCACGCCGCGCACGCCGGCCCGCGCGCCGCCAGCTACTTCAGCACAG TGCTATCGTCGGCGGTGCTCGGCTCGGAGGGCGTCTCGGCGGCGGAGCTGGCGGCGCGGCACCTGGGCGCGGTGACGCGGGCCGTGGCCTTCCTGCAGGCGCGCTCGCCCGCGCTGCCCGTGCACGGCGAGGCCGAGCTCGTCGATCGGCTGCTCGCCACGCTCATCGCCG CGGTGAGCGAGGGCGCGGGGTCGCGGCGTGCGTGGTGGGCGGGCGCGGGGCCGGGCGACGGCTGGTTGCGCGCCCTGCGCGAGCTAGTCTGGTGGGCGGGCGCGCCGGCGGCCGGCGTGCGCCGTCTGCAGCCCGCCttgctgcgcgcgctgcacgccgcgccgcacgccgccgcgcagctcgcgccaccgccgccgcaGCGACAG CTGGCCGTGTACCTGCTGCTGATGCTGCGGCACCAGCACGCGCTGGCGGAGGGCGGCCAGGCGGCCCTGGAGCTGAGCGTGTCGGACTGGGCGCGCGACTGGGCCGTGGCGCTGCAGGACGGGCTGCACGAGCGCCTGGGCGCCGCGCTGCAGGACGAGGGCGCCGCGCTGCTGCGCGCCGACGAGGAGCGCTGGCCGCGCCCGCAGCAAGGCGCCCGCCAGCGCGCGCACATCGGCAG GGTGATATTCAGCAAGGAGAGCCTGGCGGCGCGGCTGACGGAGTCGGCGATGGCGGCGACGCGGCTGGTGGTGGACGCGCAGAACGCCGAGCGCAAGGCCTTCATGGACGTGCTGCGGCGCGCGCactccgccgccgccgccgccgcgcgccgctgGCAGCGCATCGCGGAACACCTCACACACGAACAAG CGCTGTGGCACGAGCCGGAGTCGTACCCGGTGTCGTGGGAGCTGGACGACGCGGAGGCGCCCGgccgcgtgcgcgtgcgcctgCGTCGCGCGCACCTCGCGCTGCGCCCGCGCTTCCTGCAGCCCAGCCACCAGTACAAGACCG AGCTGGCAGCGGCAGCGACACGCAGCACGACGGCGCTGCGTGGCGTGACGGGCGGCGGCGGAGGGCTGCGCGGCGGGCTGGTGGCGCGCCTGCAGCTGCACGAGACCGTGGCGCACATGGCGCGCGTCACGCTCGTCAGCGCCGCGCAGGAGCAGCCCGGCGAGCTGCTGCTGACTGACAG ATGCATCCACTTCGTGCCGGACTCGGTGGGGTCGGGCGGCGCGGAGAGCGAGGCGCTGTCGTGGGCGCTGGAGGACGTGCAGCACGTGGCCACGCGGCGCTGGTGCCTCCAGGAGCGCGCCGCCGAGCTGTTCGTGGCGGCCGGCCGCGCGCACCTGCTGGCCTTCGCGGGGCAGGCCGAGCGCGCCGCCTTCCTCGCGCACGCCGCGCGCCACCTGCCCGCGCG AATGGAGCCAGAGACGCTGTCGGAGGCGACGGCGCTGTGGCGAGCGGGCGCCATCACCAACTGGGAGTACCTCATGAAGCTGAACGGGCTCGCCGGCCGCACCTACAATGATCTCATGCAATATCCG GTATTGCCGTTTGTGATCGCGGACTACAGCTCGCGCATATTGGACCTGACTGACCCCGCCACGTTCCGGGACCTCGGCAAACCCATGGCCATACAGAACAAGAGCAGGGAACAGCATTACATCAACACTTATAAT GACCTGAAGGCGGCGCGGCGCGAGGGCTGCGGCGCGCTGGCGTCGCGCTCGCCGCACCACTACGCGTCGCTGTACTCGAACCCCGGCTGCGTGCTGCACTACCTGGTGCGGCTGCCGCCCTTCACGCAGCTGCTGCTGCAGTACCAAG ACAACAACTTCGACATGCCGGACCGCACGTTCCACTCGCTGGCGACCACGTGGCGGCTCATCACCAACGACTCGCCCACCGACGTCAAAGAGCTCATCCCCGAGCTGTTCTATCTGCCTGAACTGTTCCACAACACAGAGG GTCTGAACCTGGGCGTGCGGCAGTGCGGCGCGGCGGTGGACGCCGTGGAGCTGCCGCCGTGGGCGGCGGACGCGCGGCTGTTCACGCTGGTGCACCGGCAGGCGCTCGAGGCGCCGCTCGTCACGGAGCGCCTGCCGCACTGGATCGACCTGGTCTTCGGCTACAAGCAGACCGGCCAGCCCGCCATCGACGCCGTCAACGTCTTCCCGCACTGC ACGTACTACGGGTTCGACCCGGAGCGCATGGAGGACGAAGTGGAACGAACGGCGGCGGCCGCCATGGTGCGCACGTACGGGCAGGCGCCGCGCCAGCTGCTGCGCGCGCCGCACCCGCACCGCGCGCCCGACCTCGCGCCCGCGCAGGCCCCGCAG CCGAGCGTGTGGGCGGGCGTGGCGGGCGCCCGCTGGGGCCGCTACTGCGGGTCCCCCGCGCAGCCCGCCCCGCGCGTGGCGCTGCGCCGCGCGCTGCCCGCCGCCAGCGTGGTGGCGCTGCCCgagcgcgcgcccgccgccgccgccgccgcgcccgcgcactGCGCTCTGTGCGTGCTGCCCGCGCCCG GCGAGACgagcgcgggcggcggcgcgacGGGGCTGGCGCTGCTGTCGTGGGGGCACTCGGACGGCGTGCTGCGGCTGAGGCGGCGCCGCGACGGGCCGCTGGAGCCCGTGCTGCGCGTGCCGCCGCTCGACCAG CGCAGCAAATGCCGATCCAGTGCACGCA ATAACGGCGGTGGCGTCGTCGTGCAGCTCGTGGTCGTGCCCGGTGGTGGTGGGGCACGCGTCGGGCCGCGTGCTGGCGCTGgtggggcggcgcggcgcggggggcgggggcgggggcgggggcgggcggccgctgcgccgcgcgcgcgcgccctGCACGCGCACAGCGCGCCCATCAGCGGCCTGCACGCCTGCGTGCCCGCCGGCCTGCTCGTCACCGCCAGCGCCGACGGCAAGATCGTGCTCTGGGACTTGAACAA ATTGACGTACATCCGCACCCTGCCCAACCGCGACATGCTGCCGGTGACGCACGTGACCATCAGCGAGACGCTCTGCGACGTGGCGTCCGTGCACGACGTGACGGCGCCCGCGACCGCGACCGACGCGCCCGCGACCGCGACCAAGACCGCGCCCGCGACCGCCTCGCCCGACGACGACGACTCCTATGAGAAAGACGCCGAGAACTACAAGTCGCTCGTACGGGTGCACACGGTCAACGCGAGGTTTGTCG